In Roseofilum capinflatum BLCC-M114, the genomic window TCTGGATCTAAGCTCGGTTAGTAAGCTCCATTTCCTTTGGGGAAAATAACCACCCCAATGGTTTTGATCACAATCCAGAGATCCATCCAAAAATTCTTGAAATTCACATAGTACAGGTCAATTTGAATTCTCCGAGGGTAGGGAATATCATTACGTCCTGATACCTGCCACAGCCCCGTGATTCCCGGCTTTATGGTTAAAACCTTGTCAATATGTTTACCATATTTGTGCAGTTCTTCCGGAACCAGGGGACGGGGGCCGACGACACTCATATCTCCCTTGAGGACATTCCAGAATTGGGGAAACTCATCTAAGCTGGTGACTCTGAGAAACTTACCAATCCAGGTTATACGCGGATCGTGCTTTAGCTTAAAGTTATTCTCAAACTCTTCACGCATCTGGGGAGAAGCCGCCATCATCTCGGAGAGAACTCGATCCGCATTGGGAATCATGGTTCTGAATTTGATACATTTAAACAATCTATAGTCTTTTCCCACTCGTTCTTGTATGTAAAATACAGATCCCTGAGAATTGAGTATAATCAACAGGGTTAGAACCAAATAAACCGGGGAAAACAAGACGAGAACAGCCAGCGAGAAGAAAATATCGAAGGCCCGTTTAAAAAACTCTCCGTTGAGACTGATGGATAGACCCTGATGTCTCGCTCTGAATCGTTGAGGACGAAACCCGCGCTTGACATAGATCCGAGCAGTCTTGCCAGAGATAAATTGACTCTCAGCAGTCATCGTACTCCTCTATTTCACACCACACACAC contains:
- a CDS encoding sugar transferase, which translates into the protein MTAESQFISGKTARIYVKRGFRPQRFRARHQGLSISLNGEFFKRAFDIFFSLAVLVLFSPVYLVLTLLIILNSQGSVFYIQERVGKDYRLFKCIKFRTMIPNADRVLSEMMAASPQMREEFENNFKLKHDPRITWIGKFLRVTSLDEFPQFWNVLKGDMSVVGPRPLVPEELHKYGKHIDKVLTIKPGITGLWQVSGRNDIPYPRRIQIDLYYVNFKNFWMDLWIVIKTIGVVIFPKGNGAY